The Aminivibrio pyruvatiphilus genome contains a region encoding:
- a CDS encoding efflux RND transporter periplasmic adaptor subunit translates to MGILRKANVWFWILALAAGMGFLGYRIAVPSGAQQRTPPPSPGITVTVYEVQPRVWEIWRSFYGTVRSAQVQRVNSHTREVIEDVAVEVGDTVKKGDLLISLASQSQAAVLSARQAAYEDAKARYESLQKLYQAGGTSKQELDRANVQLKDESAKLRDARTTVSRTQIRSALNGVVVRRSAEKGEFAEPGRELLAVADFDRREVEMLISPTIRGLIIPGMDVLVKAPWGGETTGKIFRMDPEADTATGFFRAIVRLPSDCKLIPGDYVRMDVRMAYRENAIAVPYESILREDGKPYVFVVSGDEASRRDVAAGDGSGGYVEVLEGLAPGERVVKTGAGSLYEGARLVISNGTLRKPGQGPDAENNDSTGSSGGK, encoded by the coding sequence ATGGGCATTCTGAGAAAAGCGAACGTGTGGTTCTGGATCCTGGCCCTCGCCGCCGGGATGGGATTTCTCGGCTACAGGATCGCCGTGCCTTCCGGCGCCCAGCAGAGGACACCTCCCCCGTCGCCCGGAATCACAGTGACCGTGTATGAGGTTCAGCCCAGGGTCTGGGAGATCTGGCGCAGTTTTTACGGCACGGTACGTTCCGCCCAGGTGCAGAGGGTGAACTCCCACACCAGGGAAGTGATCGAGGATGTGGCCGTGGAAGTGGGCGATACGGTGAAGAAGGGGGACCTCCTCATTTCTCTCGCCAGCCAGAGCCAGGCCGCGGTGCTCAGCGCGAGGCAGGCTGCCTACGAGGACGCGAAGGCCCGCTACGAAAGCCTGCAGAAACTCTACCAGGCCGGGGGTACTTCGAAGCAGGAGCTCGACCGGGCCAACGTCCAGCTCAAGGACGAATCCGCAAAGCTCCGGGACGCCCGGACCACCGTATCGAGAACGCAGATCCGCTCCGCCCTCAACGGCGTGGTGGTGCGGCGTTCCGCCGAAAAGGGAGAGTTCGCCGAACCGGGGCGGGAGCTGCTCGCCGTGGCGGACTTCGACCGGAGGGAAGTGGAGATGCTCATTTCACCCACCATCCGCGGCCTGATCATCCCCGGAATGGACGTCCTCGTCAAGGCGCCCTGGGGGGGCGAGACCACGGGCAAAATCTTTCGCATGGACCCCGAAGCCGACACCGCCACGGGATTTTTCCGCGCCATCGTGCGGCTGCCGTCAGACTGCAAACTCATTCCGGGCGACTACGTCCGGATGGATGTCCGCATGGCCTACAGGGAGAATGCCATTGCCGTTCCCTATGAGTCAATCCTCCGCGAGGACGGAAAGCCCTATGTCTTCGTGGTGTCGGGAGATGAAGCTTCCAGGAGGGATGTCGCTGCGGGAGATGGCAGCGGCGGCTACGTGGAAGTTCTCGAGGGCCTCGCTCCGGGCGAACGGGTGGTGAAGACCGGGGCAGGCAGCCTCTATGAAGGTGCCCGCCTGGTCATTTCCAACGGAACACTGAGGAAACCGGGACAGGGCCCGGATGCGGAGAATAACGACAGTACCGGAAGTTCCGGAGGAAAGTAG
- a CDS encoding arsenate reductase ArsC produces the protein MKDRTKVLFLCTGNSCRSQMAEGWTRHFHGDIIDVWSAGIETHGLNPNAVAVMKEAGADISGHRSKNVTELLDIPFDFVITVCGDADERCPFFPGGSRVVHRGFDDPPKLARGKKTEEEKLDCYRRVRDEIRAFIKDLPRFLENLADGERR, from the coding sequence ATGAAGGACAGGACGAAGGTGCTTTTCCTCTGCACGGGAAACTCATGCCGAAGCCAGATGGCGGAAGGCTGGACCCGTCATTTCCACGGGGACATCATTGATGTCTGGTCTGCCGGAATCGAAACTCACGGTCTGAACCCTAACGCCGTGGCGGTGATGAAAGAGGCCGGGGCGGACATTTCCGGACACCGGTCAAAAAACGTCACGGAACTCCTGGACATTCCCTTCGACTTCGTGATCACCGTGTGCGGCGATGCGGACGAACGGTGCCCCTTCTTCCCCGGAGGATCCAGGGTCGTCCATCGGGGGTTCGACGACCCCCCGAAGCTGGCCCGGGGAAAGAAAACTGAGGAAGAAAAGCTGGACTGCTACCGGCGGGTCAGGGACGAGATACGGGCATTCATCAAGGATCTTCCCCGCTTTCTGGAAAACCTCGCGGACGGGGAAAGGAGGTAG
- a CDS encoding permease, whose amino-acid sequence MKKTLKRWRAALVSLAVALPLGILFPEAGERALGLLGINVATILGILPPVFILLGLFDAWIPRERVAPRLGEGSGARGIVLAVLLGAGSAGPLYIAFPVAEVMLRKGASLRNVFIFLGSWSTMRVPMILFEIQNMGYVFGLSRYGASLAGILAMGYLTDRFLGQDEKTRLLSRFGEEDPPFKSGPSFQ is encoded by the coding sequence ATGAAAAAAACACTGAAGAGATGGCGCGCTGCCCTTGTCTCCCTGGCCGTCGCCCTTCCCCTCGGGATTTTGTTCCCCGAAGCGGGAGAGCGGGCCCTGGGGCTCCTCGGGATCAACGTGGCGACCATCCTGGGTATCCTTCCTCCCGTCTTCATTTTGCTCGGGCTGTTCGACGCCTGGATTCCCCGTGAGCGGGTCGCTCCCCGCCTGGGAGAGGGCTCCGGCGCACGGGGCATCGTCCTTGCCGTCCTGCTGGGGGCCGGTTCTGCCGGGCCTCTCTATATCGCCTTCCCAGTGGCCGAGGTCATGCTCAGAAAAGGGGCTTCGCTCCGGAATGTCTTCATCTTCCTTGGTTCCTGGTCCACCATGAGGGTTCCCATGATCCTGTTCGAGATCCAGAACATGGGCTATGTCTTCGGTCTCTCCCGCTACGGCGCGTCCCTCGCCGGCATTCTCGCCATGGGGTACCTCACGGACCGCTTCCTGGGACAGGATGAAAAGACCCGCCTGCTCTCCAGGTTCGGCGAAGAGGACCCCCCTTTCAAAAGCGGACCTTCGTTTCAGTAA
- a CDS encoding ArsR/SmtB family transcription factor produces the protein MESIIAQMKALGERNRLRAFLALTVTGELCVCQVGDLLCLSPATVSRHMSILGAAGLVEWEKRGKWVYYRLSETVAPGLMEWIRQSARDNSVFADDSEKLASLRSRQESCCGQPERRDNE, from the coding sequence ATGGAATCGATTATTGCCCAAATGAAGGCTCTTGGAGAGAGAAACCGCCTTCGGGCCTTTCTGGCACTGACCGTCACCGGGGAACTGTGCGTCTGCCAGGTGGGGGATCTGCTCTGCCTCTCCCCCGCCACTGTTTCCAGGCACATGAGCATCCTCGGCGCCGCAGGCCTGGTGGAATGGGAAAAACGGGGGAAATGGGTTTATTACAGGCTGTCGGAAACCGTAGCCCCCGGCCTGATGGAGTGGATCCGGCAATCGGCCCGGGATAATTCCGTGTTTGCCGATGACAGTGAGAAACTCGCTTCCCTCCGGTCAAGGCAAGAAAGCTGCTGCGGTCAGCCCGAAAGGAGAGACAACGAATGA
- a CDS encoding permease, producing the protein MYFERTWFGSMTWFLYLAAGVSLAVSAAASREKTKKALKKAWNSFMNVLPALAAMLFLVSISIALLPERVIAALIGEESGFFGQVLASLIGSITLIPAFVAFPMAKVLLEHGAGAAQMAVFVSTLMMVGVATAPLEASFFGWKATLLRNGMAYFYSFVVGYVVWLAVTAWI; encoded by the coding sequence TTGTATTTTGAAAGGACGTGGTTCGGCTCCATGACATGGTTCCTGTATCTGGCGGCGGGAGTGTCCCTCGCCGTGTCGGCGGCTGCGAGCAGAGAGAAGACGAAGAAGGCTCTGAAAAAGGCGTGGAACAGCTTCATGAACGTTCTCCCGGCCCTGGCCGCCATGCTGTTTCTCGTTTCCATTTCGATCGCCCTTCTTCCCGAACGGGTTATTGCAGCCCTCATCGGCGAGGAGAGCGGGTTTTTCGGTCAGGTGCTGGCGTCTCTTATAGGTTCCATAACGCTGATTCCGGCCTTTGTGGCCTTCCCCATGGCGAAGGTGCTTCTGGAGCATGGAGCCGGGGCGGCCCAGATGGCGGTGTTCGTCTCCACCCTCATGATGGTGGGCGTGGCCACCGCTCCCCTGGAGGCCTCCTTCTTCGGCTGGAAGGCGACCCTGCTCCGCAACGGCATGGCTTATTTCTACTCGTTCGTGGTGGGGTATGTTGTCTGGCTGGCGGTGACGGCATGGATATGA